The Verrucomicrobium spinosum DSM 4136 = JCM 18804 genome includes a region encoding these proteins:
- a CDS encoding c-type cytochrome, producing MTALSLGLATAASHAQDAALEAQKQAGQQVYSMVCFACHQPTGAGIPGMFPPLAGSDWVSAKKPDRLIRMVIHGITGPISVNGKPFPTPAPIMPPQGTLSDEQIANVLTYVRTAFGNTASAVSAAEVKAVRTAEAARTSPWTEAELLKIAVE from the coding sequence TTGACCGCCCTTTCCCTTGGTCTCGCCACTGCTGCCTCACACGCCCAGGATGCGGCGCTGGAGGCTCAGAAACAGGCTGGCCAGCAAGTGTACTCCATGGTCTGCTTTGCCTGCCACCAGCCCACAGGAGCAGGGATTCCCGGCATGTTCCCGCCGCTTGCGGGCTCGGACTGGGTCTCGGCAAAGAAACCGGACCGCCTGATCCGCATGGTCATTCACGGCATCACCGGGCCCATCTCCGTGAACGGCAAGCCCTTCCCCACCCCCGCACCCATCATGCCTCCGCAGGGGACTCTGAGTGATGAACAGATCGCCAATGTCCTCACCTACGTGCGCACGGCCTTTGGCAACACTGCTTCCGCAGTCTCGGCTGCGGAGGTGAAAGCCGTTCGCACGGCGGAAGCTGCGCGAACCTCACCCTGGACCGAGGCGGAACTTCTGAAGATTGCAGTGGAGTAA
- a CDS encoding c-type cytochrome, translating into MSTNEKPEGEAGVGKGGWIHLLTLFFASVVALFAASAGLVLAAGGLQHSLGLAGASQPPPPAKGTSDQGRAGAPTLVSEAPAAQAGGPGAAAAGVNPQVMAEGQKIYAGSCMACHQATGQGVPNVFPPLVNSDWVCNEDADCAIAVVLCGLQGPIEVNGKPFSSPMIMPPHGAMLDDAKIAAVLTYVRNAWGHAGSEVPATRVAALRAKFKERTALWTQAEVHGAVHGAASQPHPAKADGPVK; encoded by the coding sequence ATGAGCACAAACGAAAAACCAGAAGGGGAGGCCGGAGTGGGAAAAGGAGGGTGGATTCATCTGCTCACTCTCTTTTTTGCCTCTGTCGTGGCGCTGTTCGCGGCCAGCGCCGGGCTGGTGCTTGCTGCCGGCGGTCTGCAGCACAGCCTTGGCCTGGCCGGGGCTTCGCAGCCACCGCCACCGGCGAAAGGCACTTCTGACCAAGGACGGGCCGGCGCGCCCACGCTCGTGTCTGAAGCTCCAGCCGCCCAGGCGGGCGGCCCCGGCGCGGCAGCAGCAGGGGTGAATCCGCAGGTCATGGCGGAGGGGCAGAAGATCTATGCAGGCTCCTGCATGGCATGCCACCAGGCGACTGGCCAGGGCGTCCCCAACGTCTTTCCTCCTCTGGTCAACAGCGACTGGGTTTGCAACGAGGACGCAGACTGCGCCATCGCCGTCGTGCTGTGTGGATTGCAGGGGCCCATTGAAGTGAACGGCAAGCCGTTTTCCTCACCCATGATCATGCCTCCGCATGGGGCGATGCTGGATGATGCGAAGATCGCCGCGGTTCTTACCTATGTGCGCAACGCCTGGGGCCATGCCGGCTCTGAGGTGCCCGCCACCCGCGTGGCGGCGCTGCGTGCCAAGTTCAAGGAACGCACCGCTCTCTGGACCCAGGCAGAGGTGCATGGCGCCGTGCATGGCGCTGCCTCCCAGCCCCACCCTGCCAAAGCCGATGGGCCGGTCAAGTAA
- a CDS encoding c-type cytochrome, giving the protein MGRSSNLKVPPGSFSRAWFLVGAAGALLFAHAPLPEDQDGRPGALHPLVPSLVYDQACCQCHGAEGRGVPPWVGPFPARRMREANSTGWSIAVVLQGCSLANPQAPGGARVMPAMGAWLNDAQIAEALTFVRVGLCGAGSEVSPDAVASWRGRAGGRREPWTRDAFHRTFGGAAATLAQDDHP; this is encoded by the coding sequence ATGGGCCGGTCAAGTAACCTCAAGGTTCCACCGGGATCCTTCTCACGCGCCTGGTTCCTGGTGGGCGCGGCGGGGGCGCTGCTGTTTGCCCATGCCCCGCTGCCGGAGGATCAGGACGGCAGGCCCGGGGCCCTGCACCCGCTGGTGCCCAGCCTCGTCTATGATCAAGCGTGCTGCCAGTGCCACGGGGCCGAGGGGCGCGGCGTGCCGCCGTGGGTGGGGCCCTTTCCGGCGCGCCGTATGAGGGAAGCCAACTCCACCGGGTGGAGCATCGCGGTGGTGTTGCAGGGGTGCAGCCTTGCGAATCCCCAGGCCCCGGGAGGGGCCCGGGTCATGCCCGCCATGGGGGCGTGGTTGAATGATGCTCAGATTGCCGAGGCGCTCACTTTTGTGCGCGTCGGCCTCTGCGGTGCCGGCTCCGAGGTGTCCCCGGACGCCGTTGCCTCCTGGCGCGGGCGCGCCGGGGGGCGGCGGGAGCCGTGGACACGTGATGCATTTCATCGAACCTTTGGGGGTGCGGCAGCCACCCTTGCCCAGGACGACCACCCATGA
- a CDS encoding SCO family protein, protein MNKPELSPTTGPQSVPFRPWKFWTAIVCLCALLAGIFWWMNRTLQRGTRASEPLPRYLRVAETLQAVERDGREVSSASLDGKVRLFACLYTVCPHGCAAVMGQMKKLHEAHGNRPDFQQVSITVVPDRDTPELLTAFAEGMGAGQSSSWWFLTGRQSALWDFMSKGLGMAPPVPIPPDERLNPLDLYAHDLRIVLVDRKGWVRGYYEVFHPQPEIASLICERLAEDVSRLLDDPDL, encoded by the coding sequence ATGAACAAGCCTGAATTGTCCCCCACCACCGGTCCGCAGAGCGTTCCCTTCCGCCCATGGAAGTTCTGGACCGCCATCGTCTGCCTTTGCGCCCTGCTGGCAGGCATCTTCTGGTGGATGAATCGTACGCTGCAGCGCGGAACCCGTGCTTCCGAGCCTCTGCCCCGCTATCTGCGGGTGGCGGAGACCTTGCAGGCGGTCGAGCGTGATGGCAGGGAGGTGAGCTCCGCCTCGCTGGACGGCAAGGTGCGCCTGTTTGCCTGCCTCTACACCGTGTGTCCGCATGGGTGTGCCGCCGTGATGGGGCAGATGAAAAAACTGCATGAGGCTCACGGCAACCGCCCGGACTTCCAACAGGTCTCCATCACTGTGGTGCCGGATCGTGACACCCCCGAGCTGCTCACCGCCTTTGCTGAAGGCATGGGGGCCGGGCAGTCCTCGTCGTGGTGGTTCCTCACCGGGCGCCAGTCTGCGCTCTGGGATTTCATGAGCAAGGGGCTGGGCATGGCTCCGCCGGTGCCCATCCCGCCGGATGAACGGCTCAACCCGCTGGACTTGTATGCGCATGACCTGCGCATCGTGCTGGTGGATCGCAAAGGTTGGGTTCGCGGTTATTACGAAGTCTTCCATCCCCAGCCGGAGATAGCCTCCCTCATCTGTGAGCGTCTGGCGGAGGATGTGAGCCGCCTCCTGGACGACCCAGACCTTTAA
- a CDS encoding heavy-metal-associated domain-containing protein gives MNTQTKLTLSRPLASTSHWLLAAWMIVLALLPQGGLRAGEKPVYIYEGRISGVYCSACSAKVKAALGRLDGVSKVKITAAEELGVQALQVLSTSPGLTKEAAIAALGTSAKEFTILQFSRKP, from the coding sequence ATGAACACCCAAACCAAACTCACCCTCTCCCGCCCGTTGGCGTCCACAAGCCATTGGCTCCTCGCCGCATGGATGATCGTCCTGGCCCTGCTGCCGCAGGGTGGGCTGCGCGCCGGGGAGAAGCCTGTTTACATCTATGAAGGCCGGATCTCCGGTGTCTATTGCAGCGCCTGCTCTGCCAAGGTCAAGGCGGCGCTGGGCAGGCTGGATGGAGTGTCCAAGGTCAAGATCACCGCCGCAGAAGAGCTGGGCGTGCAGGCGTTGCAGGTGCTCTCCACCTCCCCTGGACTTACGAAGGAGGCTGCCATCGCCGCCCTGGGGACGTCGGCCAAGGAGTTCACCATCCTGCAGTTCAGCCGCAAGCCGTGA
- a CDS encoding c-type cytochrome: MDFPPYYLDHVAGGRLIIGLIASLHVLINHPLAVGAYPILTWMEWWAHKHQRPDIDRLAYRVTSVVFIVTTTVGALTGVGIWVSTSLFAPFAIGSLLRVFFWGWFAEWLVFISEVGLIMWWFLSWKQANTPEKKRRHIKIGVALSVMSWFTMALIVAVLGFMMKPGEWSQTRAFLDAMVNPLYLPQLGFRTFFALMTGAVFVWFSSFFFTKGQRELRTWLVYRLSHFTMVGLLMTLLFGLWYWQSVPDVMKANSAVALLSQQFMSWHDQFSALLGWTLVSFLVVAVAGLSFSEMVPRWALLLPSFMGIWMLGHFERAREFMRKPWVIGEYLYSNGVRKDELAFLQHEGMLKHATYVAHRTVTPENKVEAGQDVFMIACSRCHSTTGLNGVLEKFAIMYGADKPWDDGAMKAFMANMHQSRTFMPPFPGTPEEAEALVAYLQKLRAEPRSLEGAQSAGIRLPQPDAGTRVAQQKL, encoded by the coding sequence ATGGACTTTCCACCCTACTATCTGGATCACGTGGCGGGGGGGCGATTGATCATCGGCCTGATCGCCTCGCTTCATGTTCTCATCAACCACCCGCTTGCCGTGGGGGCATATCCCATCCTCACCTGGATGGAGTGGTGGGCCCACAAACACCAGCGGCCGGATATTGACCGCCTGGCCTACCGCGTCACCTCAGTCGTGTTTATTGTGACGACGACGGTGGGCGCGCTGACGGGCGTGGGCATCTGGGTGTCCACCTCCTTGTTTGCCCCGTTTGCGATTGGCAGCCTGCTCAGAGTGTTCTTTTGGGGATGGTTTGCGGAGTGGCTGGTCTTCATCAGCGAGGTGGGTCTCATCATGTGGTGGTTCCTGAGCTGGAAGCAGGCAAACACCCCTGAGAAGAAGCGCCGGCACATCAAGATCGGTGTCGCGCTGAGTGTCATGTCCTGGTTCACCATGGCTCTTATTGTGGCGGTTCTGGGCTTCATGATGAAGCCCGGGGAGTGGAGCCAGACCAGGGCGTTCCTGGACGCGATGGTGAACCCTCTCTACCTGCCGCAGCTTGGGTTCCGCACCTTCTTTGCGCTCATGACCGGGGCGGTGTTTGTGTGGTTTTCCTCCTTCTTCTTCACGAAGGGGCAGCGGGAGCTGCGCACCTGGCTGGTGTACCGCCTTTCCCACTTCACCATGGTGGGGCTCCTGATGACGTTGCTCTTTGGCCTGTGGTACTGGCAGAGTGTGCCGGATGTGATGAAGGCCAACAGTGCGGTGGCCCTGCTCTCCCAGCAGTTCATGAGCTGGCATGACCAGTTTTCCGCCCTGCTTGGGTGGACGCTTGTTTCGTTCCTGGTGGTGGCTGTCGCAGGCCTGTCGTTCTCAGAGATGGTACCCCGGTGGGCGCTGCTCCTGCCCAGTTTCATGGGCATCTGGATGCTCGGTCATTTCGAGCGGGCGCGTGAGTTCATGCGCAAGCCGTGGGTGATCGGGGAATATCTTTACTCCAACGGGGTGCGAAAGGATGAGCTGGCATTTCTCCAGCACGAAGGAATGCTGAAGCATGCCACCTATGTGGCCCACCGGACCGTGACGCCGGAGAACAAGGTGGAGGCGGGCCAGGATGTCTTCATGATCGCCTGCTCCCGCTGCCACAGCACCACGGGGCTCAATGGCGTGCTGGAAAAATTTGCCATCATGTACGGGGCTGACAAGCCATGGGACGACGGAGCGATGAAGGCCTTCATGGCCAACATGCACCAGTCCCGCACGTTCATGCCGCCTTTCCCCGGCACTCCTGAGGAAGCGGAGGCGCTGGTCGCCTATCTGCAAAAACTGCGTGCGGAACCCCGGTCCCTCGAAGGCGCGCAGAGCGCCGGCATCAGGCTGCCCCAGCCGGACGCCGGGACGCGTGTAGCCCAGCAGAAACTCTGA
- a CDS encoding c-type cytochrome, protein MTLSYTAVAQFLAAVPVPRDLPLPLPVPEAVLKGLLVLFFLLHIFFVNLMVGGSFMVVFFEYLGLRRKKWDGLAYEVAKTVTVNKSLAVVLGIGPLLCINLVYTVQWYGANALTGHAWLLIVPTVISAFLLAYLHKYTWHAWDHGWRKKLHLAVGVLMALHFLFIPLIFLANVNLMLFPSEWEKVRGFFSSLQIGNVFPRYLHFLLASVALASLFMVGWFGRAGAAGALPQGFSRDDLRRTFYRAALVPTAAQFLAGPLLLFTLPPVGITHTLYGVIGAGALLGLVVLHQLAKEVGAPDGQVGRRYVGICILFSFVVLGMGSGRHIYREAALASHKAEVKHRTQEYETALAAFNAQQAAGAGPAKAQTGEQLFASCAACHAPAIRLVGPPLAEIAQIYAGNPAGIVAWAKAPGKKRPDYPPMPPFAHLSDADLTKIAEFMLTQAVSK, encoded by the coding sequence ATGACCCTGTCTTATACCGCTGTTGCCCAGTTCCTTGCAGCCGTGCCCGTGCCCCGGGACCTGCCTCTGCCACTGCCCGTGCCTGAGGCGGTGCTGAAGGGGCTGCTGGTGCTCTTCTTCTTGTTGCACATCTTTTTTGTGAACCTCATGGTGGGTGGTTCCTTCATGGTGGTGTTTTTCGAGTATCTCGGTCTGCGCCGCAAGAAGTGGGACGGCCTGGCCTATGAGGTGGCCAAAACGGTGACGGTGAACAAGAGCCTCGCCGTGGTGCTGGGCATTGGCCCGTTGCTCTGCATCAACCTGGTGTACACGGTGCAGTGGTACGGGGCCAATGCGCTGACCGGACATGCCTGGCTTCTCATTGTGCCCACGGTCATCAGCGCCTTCCTGCTGGCTTATTTGCACAAGTACACCTGGCATGCCTGGGATCACGGATGGAGGAAGAAGCTGCACCTCGCGGTGGGCGTGCTCATGGCCCTGCACTTCTTGTTCATCCCGCTCATCTTCCTGGCCAACGTCAACCTCATGCTCTTCCCCAGTGAGTGGGAGAAAGTGCGCGGCTTCTTCTCGAGCCTGCAGATCGGGAATGTCTTTCCCCGCTATCTGCACTTCCTGCTCGCCTCTGTGGCGCTGGCTTCCCTGTTTATGGTGGGGTGGTTTGGCAGGGCTGGTGCGGCAGGTGCTCTGCCTCAGGGATTCAGCCGGGATGACCTGCGGCGCACGTTCTACCGGGCCGCGCTGGTGCCGACGGCCGCGCAGTTCCTCGCGGGTCCCTTGTTGCTCTTCACCCTGCCTCCGGTGGGCATCACCCACACGCTCTACGGGGTCATTGGTGCAGGGGCACTGCTGGGGCTGGTGGTGCTGCATCAACTGGCAAAGGAGGTGGGGGCTCCGGACGGCCAGGTGGGCCGGCGCTATGTGGGCATCTGCATCTTGTTCAGCTTTGTGGTGCTGGGCATGGGCAGTGGGCGGCACATCTACCGGGAGGCCGCCCTGGCCTCCCACAAGGCGGAAGTAAAACATCGAACCCAGGAGTACGAGACCGCCCTGGCCGCCTTCAATGCCCAGCAGGCTGCCGGCGCAGGCCCGGCGAAGGCGCAGACGGGCGAGCAGCTCTTTGCCTCTTGTGCGGCATGTCACGCGCCTGCCATCCGTCTGGTGGGGCCGCCGCTGGCAGAGATCGCCCAGATCTACGCTGGCAATCCTGCCGGCATCGTTGCCTGGGCCAAGGCGCCGGGCAAGAAACGCCCAGACTACCCGCCCATGCCGCCCTTTGCGCATCTCTCGGATGCAGATCTCACCAAGATCGCTGAATTCATGCTCACCCAGGCGGTTTCAAAGTAA
- a CDS encoding PepSY-associated TM helix domain-containing protein translates to MKKPMPSPDQSTLHRWLWRWHGYAGLFVIPFLFFMSLTGLPYVWQHELEDWLHPEYRALKPQATRVSYEQQLGAARAACQGKPLGSVKVDGDPHHASQFWFGEWSNPTSVLVNPYTGEVITTIDEWTRLSFAAISLHGLTFAEPYGSWLLELLACWGIILCFTGVYLWWPRGRQWSVWGTFLPRLSGLGRQRWRDLHAVGGFYLSAILALYLLTGLPWTAFWGGKLFTGIQEATGQEYPHCMLDNAGHESLPPTPDARPLPLDAFVQFALAQNLPGPLEISLPPGPSGTVHVRNRNGDTALETHYQLNTYTAEVLAQAGWNTMPATQKAVSMGIDMHEGKLFGRLNQILSTTLALLFMLISGAAAMMWWRRRPQGRLDLPQWVRTPRLPGVVKFSLATAALFMPMFGITVLAFALAERGFTRRNARAVSA, encoded by the coding sequence ATGAAGAAGCCCATGCCATCGCCGGATCAGTCCACGCTCCACCGCTGGCTCTGGCGGTGGCATGGTTATGCAGGGTTGTTTGTCATCCCCTTCCTGTTCTTCATGTCACTCACCGGGCTCCCCTATGTGTGGCAGCATGAACTGGAAGACTGGCTGCACCCGGAGTACCGCGCCCTGAAGCCGCAGGCCACCAGGGTGTCCTATGAGCAGCAGCTGGGGGCCGCCCGCGCTGCCTGCCAGGGGAAGCCTCTGGGCTCTGTGAAAGTGGACGGCGACCCCCACCATGCCTCCCAGTTCTGGTTCGGGGAATGGAGCAATCCCACCTCCGTGTTGGTGAACCCCTACACGGGTGAAGTCATCACCACCATCGATGAGTGGACGCGCCTCAGCTTTGCCGCCATCTCCCTGCACGGCCTCACCTTCGCCGAGCCTTATGGGAGCTGGCTCCTCGAACTGCTGGCCTGCTGGGGCATCATCCTCTGCTTCACTGGCGTGTACCTCTGGTGGCCCCGCGGTCGCCAGTGGAGCGTGTGGGGCACCTTTCTGCCCCGCCTGAGCGGCCTGGGACGCCAGCGCTGGCGGGACCTTCACGCCGTGGGTGGCTTCTACCTTTCCGCCATTCTGGCCCTCTATCTCCTCACAGGCCTGCCGTGGACGGCCTTCTGGGGCGGCAAGCTCTTCACCGGGATTCAGGAAGCAACAGGACAGGAGTACCCCCACTGCATGCTGGACAACGCCGGTCACGAGAGCCTCCCCCCCACCCCGGACGCCCGGCCGCTGCCGCTGGATGCCTTTGTGCAGTTTGCCCTCGCGCAGAACCTTCCCGGTCCCCTGGAGATCAGTCTGCCGCCCGGCCCTTCCGGCACGGTACACGTGCGCAACCGGAATGGAGACACGGCACTGGAGACCCACTACCAGCTCAACACTTACACCGCAGAGGTGCTGGCCCAGGCTGGATGGAACACGATGCCCGCCACGCAGAAAGCTGTGTCCATGGGCATCGACATGCATGAAGGCAAGCTCTTCGGCCGTCTCAACCAGATCCTCTCCACCACGCTCGCCCTGCTCTTCATGCTCATCTCTGGCGCTGCCGCCATGATGTGGTGGCGACGCCGTCCCCAAGGGAGACTGGACCTGCCGCAATGGGTGCGCACACCGCGCCTCCCGGGAGTGGTGAAATTCAGCCTCGCCACAGCGGCACTCTTCATGCCCATGTTCGGCATCACCGTACTCGCCTTTGCCCTGGCGGAGAGAGGGTTCACCCGGCGCAACGCCCGGGCCGTGAGCGCATGA
- a CDS encoding TonB-dependent siderophore receptor, with protein MKTSHSLFANVVTASALAAALTPQPARSQAAPDQATQLPTVEVTASSVERTYAPAEATSATKTDTPLKDLPASVQVVPKEILQDRGVTRVSQMVENVSGVRAESSYGGNGATFFNIRGFTTSNSLRDGFRNYGYFTYRDVQAIERVEVLKGPAGALYGGVGSVGGYINTVSKRPFDVQAGEFSITSGSYGLLRPTLDWNQPLGDDVSLRLNSAYEHNDGYRDRSGYDAFSIAPAIKWDITDDTTLLVLLEYNRLEREAFDFGVPNLPGYTRFPRKGYYGLPHDYGVNETYSASLILEHEFNDNWKLRLGGHYTYGTQDSTQTFPDNYLYEGGDILPFTSYLDVSEEATDFSVQAELLGSFETGAIKHSLLVGTEYSYLNDGGSPNDRYTFNMSLSHPGRISDYGYSSTSGGVRRAQAQTFGIYLSDLIELTPQWKILLGAREDWFFNETQTWNKETVQKADEARFSSRAGLVWQPVDATSLYFSYGKSYIPNINHSSSNTIYDAEKGEQFEVGIKQDLIKDRLSANLAVYDLTREGVLVSDPTDPENLIQTGERRSRGIELDLAGEIAPGWKMIASYAYTDTEVVSDTVLPVGQPLSNVPLHSGSIWTTYQIQSGALKGFGLGAGLYYTGDREANLPNTYELPAYWRTDATVFYERDNWKFQVNFLNVFDRDYYTGGEAGAFNYTLDPSQPFSVQASITYKF; from the coding sequence GTGAAAACTTCACACTCCCTTTTTGCCAACGTCGTCACCGCTTCCGCCCTGGCGGCAGCGCTCACCCCTCAACCCGCCCGCTCCCAGGCCGCGCCGGATCAGGCCACCCAGCTTCCCACAGTGGAGGTTACCGCCTCCAGCGTGGAGCGCACCTATGCTCCTGCGGAGGCCACTTCAGCCACCAAGACAGACACCCCGCTCAAAGATCTGCCCGCCTCCGTCCAGGTGGTGCCCAAGGAAATCCTTCAGGATCGAGGAGTCACCCGAGTGTCCCAGATGGTGGAAAACGTAAGCGGCGTGCGTGCCGAGTCCAGCTATGGCGGCAACGGCGCGACGTTCTTCAACATCCGCGGCTTTACCACCAGCAATTCCCTGCGGGACGGCTTCCGCAACTACGGCTATTTCACCTACCGGGATGTCCAGGCGATCGAGCGTGTGGAAGTGCTCAAGGGACCGGCAGGCGCCCTCTACGGCGGCGTGGGCTCCGTGGGCGGCTACATCAATACCGTGTCCAAGCGGCCATTCGACGTTCAGGCAGGTGAGTTCAGCATCACCTCCGGCAGCTACGGCCTGCTCCGCCCCACGCTGGATTGGAACCAGCCCCTGGGAGACGATGTCAGTCTGCGGCTCAACAGCGCGTATGAGCACAACGACGGCTACCGCGACCGCTCCGGCTACGACGCATTCTCCATCGCCCCCGCCATCAAGTGGGACATCACAGACGACACCACCCTGCTGGTGCTGCTGGAGTACAATCGCCTGGAGCGTGAGGCATTCGACTTCGGCGTGCCGAACCTCCCCGGCTACACCCGCTTCCCGCGCAAGGGCTACTATGGTCTGCCGCACGACTATGGCGTGAACGAGACCTACTCCGCATCGCTGATCCTTGAGCATGAGTTCAACGACAACTGGAAGCTGCGCCTGGGCGGCCACTACACTTACGGCACCCAGGATTCCACCCAGACCTTCCCGGACAACTATCTGTATGAGGGAGGGGACATTCTTCCCTTCACCTCTTATCTGGATGTGAGTGAGGAAGCCACGGACTTCTCGGTCCAGGCGGAACTTTTGGGCTCGTTTGAGACCGGTGCGATCAAGCACAGCCTGCTGGTTGGCACTGAGTACAGCTATCTCAACGATGGCGGCAGCCCCAATGACCGCTACACCTTCAACATGAGCCTGAGCCATCCCGGGCGCATCTCTGACTACGGCTACTCCAGCACCAGCGGTGGGGTGAGAAGAGCCCAGGCCCAGACCTTCGGCATCTACCTGTCAGACCTCATTGAGCTCACGCCGCAGTGGAAGATCCTGCTTGGGGCACGTGAAGACTGGTTCTTCAATGAAACCCAGACATGGAACAAAGAAACCGTGCAGAAAGCTGACGAAGCCCGCTTCTCAAGCCGTGCAGGGCTGGTCTGGCAGCCGGTGGATGCGACCTCGCTCTACTTCTCATACGGCAAGAGCTACATCCCGAACATCAACCACAGCTCCAGCAACACCATCTATGATGCAGAGAAGGGAGAGCAGTTTGAGGTGGGCATCAAGCAGGACCTCATCAAGGACCGTCTCAGCGCCAATCTGGCGGTCTATGACCTGACGCGTGAGGGGGTCCTGGTGTCTGACCCCACTGACCCGGAGAATCTGATTCAGACGGGTGAACGCCGCAGCCGCGGCATTGAGCTGGATCTGGCCGGTGAAATCGCTCCTGGCTGGAAGATGATCGCCAGCTATGCCTACACCGATACCGAGGTCGTCAGTGACACGGTGCTGCCGGTGGGCCAGCCTCTCTCCAACGTTCCCCTGCACAGCGGCAGCATCTGGACCACCTACCAGATCCAGAGCGGCGCTCTCAAGGGCTTTGGCCTCGGAGCCGGGCTCTACTACACAGGCGACCGGGAGGCGAATCTGCCCAACACCTATGAACTGCCCGCCTACTGGCGCACCGATGCCACGGTGTTCTACGAGCGGGACAACTGGAAGTTCCAGGTCAACTTCCTGAATGTGTTTGACCGGGACTACTACACGGGCGGCGAGGCGGGCGCGTTCAACTACACCCTGGATCCCAGCCAGCCCTTCAGCGTGCAGGCCAGCATCACCTACAAGTTCTAG